In Rhinopithecus roxellana isolate Shanxi Qingling chromosome 16, ASM756505v1, whole genome shotgun sequence, a single genomic region encodes these proteins:
- the RPP25L gene encoding ribonuclease P protein subunit p25-like protein isoform X1 — translation MPPVQSLMPGPSCPAPSGRARPRGLSALRARAPSWLRIVREADSWAARVTFKTASRMEHYRKAGSVELPAPSPMPQLPPDTLEMRVRDGSKIRNLLGLALGRLEGGSARHVVFSGSGRAAGKAVSCAEIVKRRVPGLHQLTKLRFLQTEDSWVPASPDTGLDPLTVRRHVPAVWVLLSRDPLDPNECGYQPPGAPPGLGSMPSSSCGPRSRRRARDTRS, via the exons ATGCCTCCGGTCCAGTCCCTCATGCCCGGCCCCTCATGCCCCGCCCCCTCGGGGCGTGCGCGGCCCCGCGGCCTTAGCGCACTCCGGGCCCGCGCGCCATCTTGGCTCAGGATCGTGCGTGAGGCGGATTCG TGGGCAGCGAGAGTCACATTCAAGACAGCAAGCAGGATGGAGCACTACCGGAAAGCTGGCTCTGTAGAGCTCCCAGCGCCTTCCCCAATGCCCCAGCTACCTCCTGATACCCTTGAGATGCGGGTCCGAGATGGCAGCAAAATTCGCAACCTTCTGGGGCTGGCTCTGGGTCGGTTGGAGGGCGGCAGTGCAAGGCATGTGGTGTTCTCAGGTTCTGGCAGGGCTGCAGGAAAGGCTGTCAGCTGCGCTGAGATTGTCAAGCGGAGGGTCCCAGGCCTGCACCAGCTCACGAAGTTACGTTTCCTGCAGACTGAGGACAGCTGGGTCCCAGCCTCACCTGACACAGGGCTAGACCCCCTCACAGTGCGCCGCCATGTGCCTGCAGTGTGGGTACTGCTCAGCCGGGACCCCCTGGACCCCAATGAGTGTGGCTACCAACCCCCAGGGGCACCCCCTGGCCTGGGTTCCATGCCTAGCTCCAGCTGTGGCCCTCGTTCCCGAAGAAGGGCTCGAGATACCCGATCGTGA
- the RPP25L gene encoding ribonuclease P protein subunit p25-like protein isoform X2: MEHYRKAGSVELPAPSPMPQLPPDTLEMRVRDGSKIRNLLGLALGRLEGGSARHVVFSGSGRAAGKAVSCAEIVKRRVPGLHQLTKLRFLQTEDSWVPASPDTGLDPLTVRRHVPAVWVLLSRDPLDPNECGYQPPGAPPGLGSMPSSSCGPRSRRRARDTRS, from the coding sequence ATGGAGCACTACCGGAAAGCTGGCTCTGTAGAGCTCCCAGCGCCTTCCCCAATGCCCCAGCTACCTCCTGATACCCTTGAGATGCGGGTCCGAGATGGCAGCAAAATTCGCAACCTTCTGGGGCTGGCTCTGGGTCGGTTGGAGGGCGGCAGTGCAAGGCATGTGGTGTTCTCAGGTTCTGGCAGGGCTGCAGGAAAGGCTGTCAGCTGCGCTGAGATTGTCAAGCGGAGGGTCCCAGGCCTGCACCAGCTCACGAAGTTACGTTTCCTGCAGACTGAGGACAGCTGGGTCCCAGCCTCACCTGACACAGGGCTAGACCCCCTCACAGTGCGCCGCCATGTGCCTGCAGTGTGGGTACTGCTCAGCCGGGACCCCCTGGACCCCAATGAGTGTGGCTACCAACCCCCAGGGGCACCCCCTGGCCTGGGTTCCATGCCTAGCTCCAGCTGTGGCCCTCGTTCCCGAAGAAGGGCTCGAGATACCCGATCGTGA